The Platichthys flesus chromosome 18, fPlaFle2.1, whole genome shotgun sequence genome includes a window with the following:
- the unc93a gene encoding protein unc-93 homolog A, with the protein MLSRNFKNVLVVSVGFLFLFTAYGGLQSLQSSLNAEDGMGVASLSVIYASIIVSSMFLPPIMIKNLGCKWTIVAGMFCYVSYSFGNLYPGWYTLIPTSVILGLGASPMWSAKCTYLSIAGNAQAAKDGERGPDVINQYFGIFFFIFQSSAVWGNLMSSLIFGQDTEIANIPEDQLIFCGAADCGLNISSNSTTTRPAQELVWTLVGSYIGVGVVAILIVSVFLDNIDREQASEFRGSHEPFGRTFLATFRLLKDWRLVTLIPLTMYSGFEQSFLSGEYTKNYVTCALGIHYVGFVMMCFGATNSLCSFIFGRLARYTGRAALFFLAALTNFCCIIALLLWRPHPDELAVFFVFPALWGMSDAVWQTQTNALYGILFSADKEAAFANYRMWESLGFVIAFAYSTFLCLETKLYILLAVLLLTAVTYPIVEYHTYKNPAPDAKEALTHGDTVKTEDKVIIAQTKV; encoded by the exons ATGCTCAGCCGCAACTTCAAGAACGTGCTGGTGGTGTCCGTGGGCTTTCTGTTCCTGTTCACGGCGTATGGGGGCCTGCAGAGTTTACAG AGCAGTCTGAATGCGGAGGACGGGATGGGCGTGGCCTCTCTGAGCGTCATCTATGCCTCCATCatcgtctcctccatgttcctgCCGCCAATCATGATCAAGAACCTGGGCTGTAAGTGGACCATCGTCGCCGGGATGTTCTGCTACGTCTCCTACTCCTTCGGAAACCTCTACCCAGGATG GTACACCCTCATCCCCACCTCTGTGATCCTGGGTTTGGGGGCCTCCCCCATGTGGTCGGCCAAATGCACGTACCTCTCCATCGCCGGGAACGCTCAGGCCGCCAAGGACGGCGAGAGGGGCCCCGACGTCATCAACCAATACTTCggcatcttcttcttcatcttccagtCGTCGGCCGTGTGGGGAAACCTCATGTCGTCGCTCATCTTCGGACAGGACACGGAAATcg CGAACATCCCAGAGGATCAGCTGATTTTCTGCGGAGCGGCCGACTGTGGCCTCAACATCAGCTCCAACAGCACCACCACCAGGCCGGCTCAGGAACTGGTGTGGACGCTCGTCGGAAGCTACATCG GTGTGGGTGTTGTGGCCATCCTCATCGTGTCAGTGTTCCTGGACAACATCGACCGGGAGCAGGCCAGTGAGTTCCGCGGCAGCCACGAGCCGTTCGGCCGAACCTTCCTGGCCACGTTCCGGCTGCTGAAGGACTGGAGGCTGGTGACGCTCATCCCTCTCACCATGTACAGCGGCTTCGAGCAGAGCTTCCTGTCGGGGGAGTACACCAAG aaCTACGTGACGTGTGCTCTGGGGATCCACTACGTCGGCTTCGTGATGATGTGCTTCGGAGCCACCAACTCCTTGTGCTCCTTCATCTTCGGCCGACTGGCTCGGTACACGGGCAGAGCCGCCCTCTTCTTCCTCG CCGCGCTGACGAACTTCTGCTGCATCATCgccctgctgctgtggaggccGCATCCGGACGAGCTGGCcgtgttctttgtgtttcccGCTCTGTGGGGAATGTCCGACGCCGTCTGGCAAACTCAGACCAACG CGCTCTACGGCATCCTCTTCTCCGCCGACAAAGAGGCGGCGTTCGCCAACTACCGAATGTGGGAGTCACTTGGTTTCGTCATCGCCTTCGCCTACAGCACCTTCCTGTGTCTGGAGACCAAACTGTACATCCTGCTGGCCGTCCTGCTGCTGACCGCCGTCACCTACCCCATCGTGGAGTACCACACGTACAAGAACCCCGCGCCGGACGCCAAAGAGGCCTTGACCCACGGAGACACCGTCAAAACAGAGGACAAAGTCATCATCGCTCAGACAAAGGTCTAG